The following proteins come from a genomic window of Proteiniphilum propionicum:
- the tnpB gene encoding IS66 family insertion sequence element accessory protein TnpB (TnpB, as the term is used for proteins encoded by IS66 family insertion elements, is considered an accessory protein, since TnpC, encoded by a neighboring gene, is a DDE family transposase.) — protein MRYFLCPGKTDMRKGMNSLCGVVQNHMGYDVRMGDCFIFINRTRTTMKILHAEDGGLVLYMKRLEEGTFRLPAYDKDSRSYPMNWSSLVMMVEGIQMTQTLG, from the coding sequence ATGCGCTATTTTCTCTGTCCGGGAAAGACAGATATGCGTAAAGGGATGAACTCACTCTGTGGAGTTGTGCAGAACCATATGGGATATGATGTTAGAATGGGTGATTGTTTCATTTTCATAAACAGAACTCGTACCACAATGAAAATACTTCATGCAGAAGACGGAGGTTTAGTTTTGTATATGAAAAGGCTCGAAGAGGGTACCTTTCGTTTGCCTGCTTATGATAAAGACAGCCGGTCATACCCTATGAACTGGTCCAGTTTAGTAATGATGGTTGAAGGTATACAGATGACCCAAACACTAGGTTGA
- a CDS encoding IS30 family transposase, protein MKKYKQLTSEQRYAIYLGLQNGTSKSEIAKQIKVNISTVYRELSRNKNKTGGYSWRLAQEMAQERKERLPGNRSTSEWIKQKIIRLIRKDWSPKQISGYLAKYDQISISHETIYQWIRQDKKSGGNLYKHCRHKLKYRKRPVGSATNIPNRKSIRQRPKEADGSRFGDFEMDTIIGNGQKEIILTMTERNTNFIMMRKLPMGKDSKQVCKEVIAMLLPYKDKLKTITTDNGSEFAAHELITKKLKVPVYFTDPYSSWQKGAVENANKLIRQYIPKGATFKDYSDEKVKEIQHKLNRRPREKLDFSNPKIEFYKNYY, encoded by the coding sequence ATGAAAAAATACAAACAGTTAACTTCAGAACAAAGATATGCTATTTATTTAGGCTTACAAAACGGAACAAGCAAGTCTGAAATAGCCAAGCAGATAAAGGTAAATATTTCTACGGTTTATAGGGAATTAAGCCGTAACAAAAACAAAACTGGAGGCTACTCATGGCGTTTGGCACAAGAGATGGCCCAAGAGCGCAAAGAACGTTTACCGGGCAATAGATCGACATCGGAGTGGATTAAACAGAAAATAATCCGTCTCATTCGCAAAGATTGGTCGCCCAAACAAATCAGCGGATATCTCGCAAAATATGATCAAATATCTATCTCTCACGAGACTATTTATCAATGGATCAGGCAAGATAAGAAATCGGGAGGAAACCTTTACAAGCACTGCCGCCACAAGCTCAAATACAGAAAAAGACCCGTAGGTTCTGCCACTAACATACCCAACAGAAAAAGTATTCGCCAAAGGCCAAAAGAGGCCGACGGAAGCCGGTTTGGAGATTTTGAAATGGACACCATAATAGGAAACGGACAAAAGGAAATAATACTGACAATGACAGAAAGAAATACAAACTTTATAATGATGAGAAAACTGCCTATGGGCAAAGACTCTAAGCAGGTTTGCAAGGAAGTCATTGCTATGTTGCTGCCTTATAAGGACAAACTGAAAACCATTACAACAGATAACGGATCCGAGTTTGCAGCACACGAACTGATAACAAAAAAGTTGAAAGTACCGGTATATTTCACTGATCCTTATTCATCGTGGCAAAAAGGAGCTGTTGAAAATGCCAATAAATTAATCCGGCAATACATCCCAAAAGGAGCAACATTTAAAGATTATTCTGATGAGAAAGTAAAAGAAATACAGCATAAACTAAACAGAAGACCAAGAGAAAAATTAGACTTTAGCAATCCTAAAATAGAGTTTTACAAAAATTATTACTAA
- the tnpC gene encoding IS66 family transposase — translation MDQSQALELLIKSQAEQIRLLTEANAKQAEQMTGLQQKIDKLLSQIAWFTRQFYGRKSEKLSRLDPNQLNLFETLEDEKKHLEEIEAERIEAEKQIEENISSRKKTRSNRKLLEGLPVIEVIIEPEDVDKDKYKRIGEERTRTLEFEPGKLYVKEIVRPKYGLKDNLTPATKEAPAVLIAPLPLLPIYKGLPGASLLSEIMLGKYEYHLPFYRQVKQFHHLGVKIPSNTLSGWFKPTCELLTPLYKILKEEVLNTDYIQVDETTLPVINKESHYAKKEYLWMIRSVMKKLVFFHYDDGSRSGDTAYSLLKSFDGYLQSDGYGAYNVFKENDQICLVACMAHIRRRYEIALDENKSLAEYALKQIQHLYQIERMADEQNLSYEQRYKKRNELARPIMLSFEKWMEETYPTVLPKNRMGEAISYSYSLWPRMKNYLKDGRLKIDNNLAENALRPIALSRKNLMFCGNHEAAQNTAVICSLLASCKESGINPREWLNDVIAKMPYYQNPGNEDNLRALLPNNWKQQESNKTLIIV, via the coding sequence ATGGACCAGTCGCAAGCATTAGAACTCTTAATAAAATCGCAAGCGGAACAAATCCGTCTACTTACTGAGGCTAATGCTAAACAGGCAGAGCAGATGACCGGTCTGCAGCAAAAGATTGATAAGCTCCTATCACAAATAGCCTGGTTTACCCGTCAGTTTTATGGACGTAAAAGTGAGAAGCTATCCAGGCTTGACCCCAATCAGCTCAACTTATTTGAAACATTAGAAGATGAAAAGAAACATCTTGAGGAAATAGAGGCAGAGCGCATCGAAGCAGAAAAGCAGATTGAAGAAAATATATCCTCCAGAAAGAAGACTCGTTCCAACAGAAAGCTGCTTGAAGGACTTCCCGTTATAGAAGTAATTATTGAGCCGGAAGATGTTGATAAAGATAAATACAAGCGCATAGGAGAAGAACGTACCCGTACACTTGAGTTTGAACCGGGTAAATTATATGTAAAAGAGATCGTACGTCCTAAATACGGATTAAAAGACAATCTCACACCTGCAACCAAAGAAGCACCTGCAGTGCTTATAGCACCGCTTCCTTTGTTGCCCATCTACAAAGGACTTCCCGGAGCCAGCCTCCTTTCGGAAATTATGCTTGGAAAGTATGAATATCACCTGCCTTTTTACCGTCAGGTAAAACAGTTTCATCACTTGGGAGTAAAGATACCATCAAATACCTTGAGTGGATGGTTTAAACCCACATGTGAGCTGCTAACTCCATTATACAAGATCCTGAAGGAGGAGGTTTTAAACACGGACTACATACAGGTTGATGAAACCACCTTACCTGTTATAAACAAAGAGAGCCACTATGCAAAGAAAGAATATCTGTGGATGATAAGATCTGTCATGAAGAAACTGGTCTTTTTCCATTATGATGATGGTTCAAGATCGGGAGATACAGCCTACTCTTTATTAAAATCATTTGATGGTTACCTTCAGAGTGATGGTTATGGAGCATACAATGTTTTTAAAGAAAACGACCAGATTTGTCTTGTTGCCTGCATGGCCCATATACGACGTCGCTATGAAATAGCTTTGGACGAGAACAAATCCCTTGCAGAGTATGCATTAAAGCAGATACAGCATCTTTACCAAATAGAAAGAATGGCAGATGAACAGAATCTGTCGTATGAGCAACGCTACAAAAAAAGGAATGAGCTTGCACGTCCCATAATGTTATCTTTTGAAAAGTGGATGGAGGAAACATATCCTACAGTACTACCCAAAAACCGCATGGGCGAGGCTATAAGTTACTCCTACTCTTTATGGCCACGAATGAAGAATTATTTAAAAGACGGCAGATTAAAAATAGATAATAATCTGGCAGAAAATGCCCTCAGACCGATTGCTTTGTCAAGAAAAAACTTAATGTTCTGTGGTAACCACGAAGCAGCTCAAAATACAGCAGTAATCTGCTCATTGCTTGCCTCGTGCAAAGAGTCCGGTATAAATCCAAGAGAATGGCTAAATGATGTAATAGCTAAAATGCCATACTACCAGAATCCGGGAAATGAAGATAACCTAAGAGCACTCTTGCCAAACAATTGGAAACAACAGGAGTCTAATAAAACTCTAATAATAGTCTAA
- a CDS encoding DEAD/DEAH box helicase: MTFSDLYTKNINKIIDYEKSNIDKPVFVILGQTELYKPQKHEDYLTDKETFTLDGNENLFNNDWFTRVFLSLNSDKHFHIISYAQFSYLTFHLNSSFFKDRIVILKDNIRQLFPIRKEDFIEESENESIERRPAGIPLYQAEQLQINGSYFYSVKTPAEDFKTINVFAEKKELTDTESDNFYNIDIHSGPYALDYFINSCIQNNNLNSVATITRYPKQIIPDYLNDIITSLNYILNQFNGSLYYEYKEVVREEYEPKDKTKELLRQYWGEKANFRTLSVYTDPDEGNQITEISQALIVEKIIEEYEKTKKGEKAKDLFLTAPTGSGKSLLFQLPAFHISQNKDITIVVSPLIALMKDQVDAIINDRDFHKVAYLNSELNLIDRDTIIENCQNGNIDVLYLSPELLLSYNIKHFIGERNIGLIVIDEAHLITTWGRDFRVDYWFLGNHINKIRKYNEMNFPLVAVTATAIYGGLNDMVFDSIDSLNMDNPHIFIGQVKREDITFLVNNHDKFEKSYEKSKLIQTVNFIKEINSLNIKTLVYTPYTKHIREIIQKLNSEDLDIAVGYYGSLPADQKELSYRKFKSGEKMIMVSTKAFGMGVDISDIELIYHHAPSGLLPDYVQEVGRAARDPEVKGYASLNYATQDQRFTKVLHGMSSIKQYQIREVLKKIYRVYVKNEERRNLLLSVDDFGHIFENSIDLDQKVLTSLMMIEKDYLAKYRFNVLVARPKKLFVKVFARISDTHYSILNIKYHECYSVIPYYLKGYKYIELDLDKLWYKFFKDISFPSIKYEYYQGKLLSSEGIELVPQLKMSFEIFFMVNKIYNDLKSLLSIIESVFVESDGSFFTQEEFHEKLNYSLNDDKKSEKLSKFILSTYSGRVLGPGHIESGAFLARKKYKDVYTYRIFNNKYLHNFSSLLRLLNNLFSGTDKLMVERFATNTGTNTENYVRLGYFLEILELGVFEVKGGENPMVFIRLNDPDRIKRDSHDQNYNNTLLTKTLERHYISNRIFDHFFLNNFSNEDRWNFIEDYFLGADIDTLINEYPVGDKNNLNIIEHLKKKGKK; this comes from the coding sequence ATGACTTTTTCAGATCTTTACACAAAAAATATCAATAAAATAATTGACTATGAAAAATCTAATATCGATAAACCTGTTTTTGTAATTCTTGGTCAAACAGAATTATATAAACCACAAAAACATGAAGACTATTTAACAGATAAAGAAACATTTACTTTAGATGGGAATGAAAATCTCTTTAATAATGATTGGTTTACAAGAGTATTTTTATCTTTAAATTCCGATAAACATTTTCATATAATTTCATATGCCCAGTTTTCCTATTTGACATTTCATTTAAACAGTTCATTTTTTAAAGATCGAATAGTAATTCTGAAAGATAATATTAGGCAGTTATTTCCTATTAGAAAAGAAGATTTTATTGAAGAAAGTGAAAATGAAAGTATAGAAAGAAGACCAGCAGGAATTCCCTTATATCAAGCAGAGCAATTACAAATAAATGGATCTTATTTTTATTCTGTAAAAACACCGGCAGAAGATTTTAAAACAATTAATGTTTTTGCTGAAAAGAAAGAACTGACAGATACTGAATCTGATAATTTTTATAATATTGATATTCACTCTGGCCCTTATGCATTGGACTATTTTATCAACAGTTGCATACAAAACAACAACCTTAATAGTGTTGCAACAATAACGAGATATCCAAAGCAAATTATTCCTGATTACTTAAATGACATAATTACATCGTTAAACTATATTTTAAATCAGTTTAATGGAAGCCTGTATTACGAATATAAAGAGGTTGTAAGAGAAGAGTACGAACCAAAAGATAAGACAAAAGAACTTTTAAGGCAATATTGGGGTGAGAAAGCAAATTTTAGAACATTAAGTGTATATACAGATCCTGATGAGGGAAATCAAATTACAGAGATTTCACAAGCTCTTATTGTTGAAAAAATTATAGAAGAATATGAAAAGACGAAAAAGGGTGAAAAAGCCAAAGATCTTTTCTTAACTGCACCCACAGGTTCCGGAAAATCACTTTTGTTTCAATTACCGGCTTTTCATATATCACAAAATAAAGATATTACTATTGTGGTATCACCTCTTATTGCTTTAATGAAGGATCAGGTAGATGCAATTATCAATGATCGAGATTTTCATAAAGTAGCATATTTGAACAGCGAATTAAACCTTATTGATAGGGACACAATTATTGAAAATTGCCAAAATGGCAATATTGATGTACTCTACTTATCCCCTGAGTTATTATTGTCATATAATATAAAGCATTTTATTGGTGAGCGAAATATAGGTTTAATTGTCATAGATGAGGCACATCTTATTACAACTTGGGGTAGAGATTTTAGAGTGGATTATTGGTTCTTAGGCAATCATATAAACAAAATAAGGAAATACAATGAAATGAATTTCCCTTTAGTCGCAGTAACTGCCACAGCTATTTACGGAGGCTTAAACGACATGGTCTTTGATAGTATTGATAGTCTAAATATGGATAACCCTCATATTTTTATTGGACAAGTTAAAAGAGAAGATATAACTTTCCTTGTCAACAATCATGATAAATTTGAGAAAAGCTATGAGAAAAGTAAACTAATACAGACAGTAAACTTTATAAAAGAAATCAACTCATTAAACATAAAAACTTTAGTTTATACACCTTACACAAAGCACATAAGAGAAATTATTCAAAAATTAAATAGTGAAGATCTCGATATTGCTGTTGGATATTATGGAAGTTTACCTGCCGATCAGAAAGAACTCTCATACAGAAAATTTAAGAGTGGTGAGAAAATGATAATGGTTTCCACTAAAGCATTCGGAATGGGTGTAGACATTTCAGATATTGAATTGATATATCATCATGCACCATCAGGTCTTCTTCCTGATTATGTTCAAGAAGTAGGTAGGGCTGCAAGAGATCCTGAAGTTAAAGGTTATGCTTCTTTAAATTATGCAACTCAGGATCAGAGATTCACGAAAGTTTTACATGGGATGTCTTCCATTAAACAATATCAAATACGTGAAGTCTTAAAAAAAATATATAGAGTTTATGTAAAAAATGAAGAAAGACGAAATCTGCTTTTGTCTGTTGATGATTTTGGTCACATATTTGAGAACTCAATAGATTTAGATCAAAAAGTTCTAACATCGTTAATGATGATAGAAAAAGATTATTTAGCAAAGTACCGTTTCAACGTCTTGGTAGCACGTCCTAAAAAACTGTTTGTGAAGGTGTTTGCAAGGATTTCAGACACACACTATTCAATTTTAAATATAAAATATCATGAATGCTATAGTGTTATTCCTTATTACTTAAAAGGATATAAATATATAGAACTTGATTTAGATAAATTATGGTACAAATTTTTTAAAGATATAAGTTTTCCATCCATTAAATATGAATATTATCAAGGAAAACTTTTAAGTAGTGAAGGCATTGAATTAGTTCCTCAATTAAAAATGTCATTCGAAATATTCTTTATGGTAAATAAAATCTACAATGATTTAAAGAGTTTACTTAGTATTATTGAATCAGTTTTTGTAGAATCAGATGGCTCATTCTTTACTCAAGAGGAATTTCATGAAAAACTCAACTATTCATTAAATGATGATAAAAAATCAGAGAAACTCTCCAAATTTATATTATCGACATATTCTGGCAGAGTACTGGGACCCGGTCATATCGAGAGTGGTGCGTTTTTAGCAAGGAAAAAATACAAAGATGTTTATACTTACAGAATATTCAATAATAAATATCTTCATAATTTTTCTTCATTACTTAGACTATTAAACAATCTTTTTAGTGGGACAGACAAGTTGATGGTAGAGAGATTTGCAACTAATACAGGGACTAATACTGAGAACTATGTACGTTTGGGATATTTTCTGGAAATTTTAGAATTAGGTGTTTTTGAAGTAAAAGGAGGAGAGAATCCTATGGTATTTATTCGTTTAAATGATCCTGATAGAATAAAGAGAGATTCTCATGATCAAAATTATAATAACACGCTTCTTACAAAAACTTTAGAAAGGCACTATATTAGCAATAGAATATTTGATCATTTCTTCTTGAATAATTTCTCAAACGAAGATAGGTGGAATTTTATCGAAGATTATTTTTTAGGTGCTGATATAGATACTCTTATAAATGAATACCCTGTTGGAGATAAAAATAACTTGAATATTATCGAGCATTTAAAAAAAAAAGGGAAAAAATAA
- a CDS encoding transposase, translating into MKKKVHSESEKVKAVHQLESGVDAAVVARDYNISRATLYNWKSKYSGMEISQVKRLKELEDENRTLKQMYADLALDNKILKEVIEKKL; encoded by the coding sequence ATGAAAAAAAAAGTACACAGTGAGTCAGAGAAGGTAAAGGCAGTCCATCAACTTGAAAGTGGGGTGGATGCCGCAGTTGTAGCTCGTGACTACAATATATCCAGGGCTACCCTTTATAATTGGAAGTCCAAGTATAGTGGAATGGAGATCAGTCAGGTTAAACGTCTCAAAGAGCTTGAAGATGAGAACCGCACGTTGAAACAGATGTATGCTGACCTTGCACTTGACAACAAGATACTGAAGGAGGTCATCGAAAAAAAACTCTAG
- a CDS encoding IS3 family transposase, producing the protein MAGDIVEEYGVSISRACKLMDIHRSYFYYTDKKDDTEVEDAIRAAANFGDGFWKIYSRLRREGKTWNHKKVYRVYKAMHYEKRSRLKKRLPARVKNPLVMPKEPNVTWSIDFVSDRIECGRQFRVLNIIDDACKIAVTQEISMSMPAKRVIKVLEKVIWLNGKPKNIRCDNGPEFIAQVFKDWCKGNEINIMYTQPGKPTQNGYIERFNGSYRRAVLDRYIFRNLSEVRELTEAWRKDYNEERPHESLDNMTPFEYREELIKRKEAV; encoded by the coding sequence TTGGCAGGAGATATAGTGGAAGAATATGGTGTAAGCATCTCTCGGGCGTGCAAGCTGATGGACATCCATCGCTCCTACTTCTATTATACTGACAAGAAAGATGACACTGAAGTTGAAGACGCAATCCGTGCTGCCGCCAACTTCGGTGATGGCTTCTGGAAGATTTATTCAAGGCTGAGACGTGAGGGTAAGACATGGAACCACAAGAAGGTTTACAGGGTTTACAAGGCAATGCACTATGAGAAGCGAAGCCGTTTGAAGAAACGTCTGCCTGCAAGGGTGAAGAATCCTCTGGTTATGCCTAAAGAGCCCAATGTTACCTGGTCCATTGACTTTGTCAGTGACAGGATTGAGTGCGGAAGACAATTCCGTGTTCTTAATATCATAGATGATGCCTGCAAGATTGCCGTGACACAGGAGATATCGATGTCCATGCCGGCAAAGCGTGTCATTAAAGTTCTGGAAAAGGTCATATGGCTGAATGGCAAACCAAAGAACATACGCTGCGACAATGGCCCTGAGTTTATCGCTCAGGTGTTCAAAGATTGGTGCAAAGGCAATGAGATAAACATTATGTATACTCAGCCTGGCAAACCCACTCAGAACGGTTACATTGAACGCTTCAACGGAAGCTACAGAAGGGCTGTTCTTGATAGATATATTTTCCGCAACTTGTCTGAAGTCAGGGAACTGACCGAAGCCTGGCGGAAAGACTACAACGAAGAACGGCCCCATGAGTCGTTGGACAACATGACGCCCTTTGAATATAGGGAAGAACTGATAAAAAGAAAGGAAGCAGTATGA
- a CDS encoding IS3 family transposase — MSENGFICDRPRPNTSKPHKGASHVIYPYLLRGLKVTRPNQVWAMDITYIPLAGSHLYLVGIIDVYSRYIVGWSLSNTMTAHWCRECLEEAIKHHGAPEIINTDQGSQFSSPEFSAYFSSYEGLKFSMDGKGRAIDNIFIERFWRNIKYEKLYLEPSDNGLELYHKIKDYMKYYNQERPHQGLEYKRPMDVYREAA; from the coding sequence ATATCGGAAAATGGATTTATATGCGACCGGCCCCGTCCGAACACGAGCAAGCCCCATAAGGGAGCAAGCCATGTGATTTATCCCTACCTGCTGCGTGGGTTAAAGGTAACGCGCCCCAATCAGGTCTGGGCGATGGATATCACCTATATCCCGTTAGCTGGCAGCCATCTGTACCTGGTTGGCATCATTGACGTTTACAGCCGCTATATCGTTGGCTGGTCACTGTCCAACACGATGACCGCCCATTGGTGCCGCGAGTGCCTTGAAGAGGCTATAAAGCACCATGGTGCTCCGGAGATAATCAATACGGATCAGGGGAGTCAGTTCTCCAGCCCGGAGTTTTCAGCTTATTTTTCTTCATACGAGGGTTTAAAGTTCAGCATGGACGGGAAGGGACGGGCTATTGACAATATCTTCATTGAAAGATTTTGGCGGAACATCAAATACGAGAAGCTTTATCTCGAACCATCAGACAATGGTTTGGAGTTATATCACAAAATAAAGGATTATATGAAGTATTATAACCAGGAAAGGCCCCATCAGGGATTGGAATATAAAAGGCCGATGGATGTGTACCGGGAGGCCGCTTAG
- a CDS encoding IS3 family transposase, whose amino-acid sequence MSKIDKTHSLSVSRQCDLLDVPRSSFYYSPREDGSYNEELMKQIDKQYMITPFYGVPRMTHHLRGIGYEVNPKRVRRLYRKMDLYATGPVRTRASPIREQAM is encoded by the coding sequence ATGAGCAAAATCGACAAGACCCACTCTTTAAGCGTTTCACGCCAGTGTGATTTGTTGGATGTGCCCCGTAGCAGCTTCTACTATTCGCCCCGTGAAGATGGTTCCTATAATGAGGAACTGATGAAGCAGATAGACAAACAGTACATGATTACCCCGTTCTACGGTGTACCCCGGATGACACATCACCTTCGTGGCATTGGCTACGAGGTCAATCCCAAGCGTGTGCGCCGTTTATATCGGAAAATGGATTTATATGCGACCGGCCCCGTCCGAACACGAGCAAGCCCCATAAGGGAGCAAGCCATGTGA
- a CDS encoding transposase → MKKRKTYSAGFKTKIVLEALQERETVQEIARKYELHPGQISTWKTQFLSQADQVFERGGSKTEDDKEKDALFKKVGQLQLEVDFLKKVLGK, encoded by the coding sequence ATGAAGAAAAGGAAAACTTACAGTGCCGGCTTTAAAACAAAGATTGTTTTAGAAGCACTTCAAGAAAGAGAAACAGTCCAGGAGATCGCCAGGAAGTATGAACTTCACCCGGGTCAGATCTCGACGTGGAAGACTCAATTTTTATCTCAGGCGGACCAGGTGTTCGAGAGAGGCGGCTCTAAAACAGAGGATGACAAGGAGAAAGACGCCCTGTTCAAGAAGGTCGGACAGCTTCAGCTGGAGGTTGATTTCTTAAAAAAAGTATTGGGGAAATAG
- a CDS encoding cell division protein ZapB, with the protein MARFDRKEWHYQTEIHKKQKNTEKELSKVKSEVSKEKFKNAKAAMGANLMDGVNSLFGGSKVKQQQAEIEELQSENNSLKDENRLLKTELQTAQKEHEKITDKLRSELRKIYDLFIITPES; encoded by the coding sequence GTGGCACGGTTTGACCGAAAAGAGTGGCACTATCAGACCGAAATACACAAAAAACAGAAAAACACCGAAAAGGAACTCTCAAAAGTCAAATCCGAAGTAAGCAAAGAAAAATTCAAAAACGCCAAAGCCGCAATGGGCGCAAATTTGATGGATGGCGTAAACTCTCTTTTCGGTGGCTCAAAAGTAAAACAGCAACAAGCCGAAATCGAAGAACTACAATCGGAAAATAATTCTTTGAAAGATGAAAACCGTTTGCTCAAAACCGAGTTGCAAACCGCCCAGAAAGAACACGAAAAAATAACGGATAAACTCCGTTCGGAACTCCGAAAAATTTACGACCTTTTTATAATTACCCCCGAATCTTAG
- the tnpA gene encoding IS66 family insertion sequence element accessory protein TnpA, protein MTPISKEEFMVILKRQQESGLSVKDFCENQSYTASSFYYWKSKFGLTRPYNNHAHETAVDKLAPISFNLSENKPALKTVPSVNIKGEIKIKLPGGIQVSFIGSTQTEAAIKLLAQICSAHVLPK, encoded by the coding sequence ATGACGCCAATAAGCAAAGAAGAATTTATGGTTATATTAAAACGCCAGCAAGAAAGCGGTTTAAGTGTCAAAGATTTTTGTGAAAATCAATCTTACACGGCTTCCAGTTTTTATTACTGGAAAAGTAAGTTTGGGCTGACTCGTCCATATAACAATCATGCACATGAAACTGCAGTGGATAAACTGGCTCCCATCAGTTTTAATCTATCTGAAAATAAGCCTGCACTTAAAACTGTTCCATCAGTTAATATTAAAGGAGAAATAAAAATAAAGTTGCCCGGTGGTATCCAGGTAAGTTTTATAGGCAGCACTCAAACTGAGGCTGCTATTAAATTACTTGCTCAAATATGTTCTGCACATGTTTTGCCTAAATGA
- the tnpB gene encoding IS66 family insertion sequence element accessory protein TnpB (TnpB, as the term is used for proteins encoded by IS66 family insertion elements, is considered an accessory protein, since TnpC, encoded by a neighboring gene, is a DDE family transposase.) yields MRYFLCPGKTDMRKGMNSLCGVVQSHMGYDVRMGDCFIFINRTRTTMKILHAEDGGLVLYMKRLEEGTFRLPAYDKDSRSYPMNWSSLVMMVEGIQDDPNTRLKRLKAFRNHQ; encoded by the coding sequence ATGCGCTATTTTCTCTGTCCGGGAAAGACAGATATGCGTAAAGGGATGAACTCACTCTGTGGAGTTGTGCAGAGCCATATGGGATATGATGTTAGAATGGGTGATTGTTTCATTTTCATAAACAGAACTCGTACCACAATGAAAATACTTCATGCAGAAGACGGAGGTTTAGTTTTGTATATGAAAAGGCTCGAAGAGGGTACCTTTCGTTTGCCTGCTTATGATAAAGACAGCCGGTCATACCCTATGAACTGGTCCAGTTTAGTAATGATGGTTGAAGGTATACAGGATGACCCAAACACTAGGTTGAAGCGACTAAAAGCGTTTAGAAACCACCAATAA
- a CDS encoding transposase, with protein sequence MKKTVHSESEKVKAVHQLESGVDASVVARDYNISRATLYNWKSKYSGMEVSQVKRLKELEDENRKLKQMYADLALDNKILKEVIEKKL encoded by the coding sequence ATGAAAAAGACAGTACACAGCGAGTCAGAGAAGGTAAAGGCAGTCCATCAGCTTGAAAGTGGAGTGGATGCCTCAGTTGTAGCGCGTGACTACAACATATCCAGGGCGACCCTTTATAATTGGAAGTCCAAGTACAGTGGGATGGAGGTGAGTCAGGTCAAACGCCTCAAAGAGCTTGAAGATGAGAACCGCAAGTTGAAGCAGATGTATGCTGACCTTGCTCTTGACAACAAGATACTGAAGGAGGTTATCGAAAAAAAACTCTAG